A region from the Stutzerimonas stutzeri genome encodes:
- a CDS encoding S8 family peptidase: protein MVMSRRAGLFLFALLATGAEQVAAKPNPTVEASLKAGRPFVQGEVLVQFKSGVSDLATGAALTKQGAKAAQKLLDKAARKDAKGDLVRAKLGKGQKVNAALIARLAEDPSVEFVEPNWIYRTQVTNPNDPGLGMLWGLQGATTSPAQPYGSGALAAWNAGALCSKKVYVGIVDEGVMATHGDLRANVWINPGEGSRADRLDNDGNGLVDDILGWDFAANDASIFDGSADDHGTHVAGTIAAVANNAAGVFGVCPTAKYITAKFLGVNGGTTVDAVKAINYLTQLKLAKKINLVATNNSWGGGGYSQALYDAIRAAGNANILFIAAAGNDGLNLDTTPSYPASYNLPNVIAVAAINQNGQRADFSNYGVNSVHIAAPGVDILSTVPTATRTAGYAYMSGTSMATPHVTGAAALYASLNPCATSAQIREALLRLAVRDPQLTGVVQQNRRLDLSKIRAELTCTAP, encoded by the coding sequence ATGGTCATGAGTCGGCGTGCCGGTCTTTTTCTGTTTGCGTTGCTGGCTACCGGCGCGGAGCAGGTCGCGGCAAAACCCAACCCCACGGTGGAGGCTTCGCTCAAGGCGGGCAGGCCTTTCGTCCAGGGCGAGGTGCTGGTGCAGTTCAAGTCCGGCGTATCGGACCTGGCGACGGGGGCCGCGCTGACCAAACAGGGCGCCAAGGCCGCACAAAAACTGCTCGACAAGGCGGCCCGCAAAGACGCCAAGGGTGACCTGGTCCGCGCCAAGCTGGGCAAGGGGCAGAAGGTCAACGCTGCACTGATTGCCCGGCTCGCTGAGGATCCATCGGTGGAGTTCGTCGAACCCAACTGGATCTACCGCACCCAGGTCACCAACCCCAACGATCCAGGCCTCGGCATGCTCTGGGGCTTGCAGGGCGCGACCACCTCGCCGGCCCAGCCCTACGGCAGCGGCGCGCTGGCGGCCTGGAACGCCGGCGCCTTGTGTTCCAAAAAGGTGTATGTGGGGATCGTCGACGAGGGCGTGATGGCGACCCATGGCGACCTGCGCGCCAACGTGTGGATCAACCCGGGCGAGGGCAGCCGGGCCGATCGCCTGGACAACGACGGCAACGGCCTGGTCGACGACATTCTCGGCTGGGATTTCGCCGCCAACGACGCCAGCATCTTCGATGGGTCGGCCGACGATCACGGCACCCACGTGGCCGGAACCATCGCCGCGGTGGCGAACAACGCTGCCGGCGTGTTCGGCGTCTGCCCAACGGCCAAGTACATCACCGCCAAGTTTCTCGGCGTCAATGGCGGCACCACGGTGGATGCGGTGAAGGCCATCAACTACCTGACACAGCTGAAGCTCGCGAAGAAGATCAACCTGGTCGCCACCAATAACTCCTGGGGTGGCGGTGGGTATTCGCAGGCGCTGTATGACGCCATCCGCGCAGCCGGCAACGCCAACATCCTGTTCATTGCCGCGGCCGGCAACGACGGGCTCAACCTCGATACCACGCCCAGCTATCCGGCCAGCTACAACCTGCCCAACGTGATCGCGGTGGCGGCCATCAATCAAAACGGCCAACGTGCGGATTTCTCCAACTACGGCGTCAACAGCGTGCATATCGCCGCGCCCGGTGTCGATATCCTCTCGACGGTGCCGACCGCGACTCGCACTGCGGGTTACGCCTACATGAGCGGGACCTCCATGGCGACGCCTCATGTGACCGGTGCGGCGGCGCTCTACGCCTCGTTGAATCCCTGCGCCACCAGCGCGCAGATCCGCGAGGCGCTGCTGCGACTGGCGGTGCGTGATCCGCAGCTCACCGGTGTGGTGCAGCAGAATCGTCGGCTGGACCTGTCGAAGATCCGAGCAGAGCTGACCTGCACCGCGCCCTAG
- the galE gene encoding UDP-glucose 4-epimerase GalE, giving the protein MILVTGGAGYIGSHAVLELLLAGHEVLVLDNLCNSSKIALDRVEALAGRQAQFIKGDVRNRSLLNALFASYPVTAVLHFAGLKAVGESVREPLRYYETNVSGSIALCQAMAEAGIFKLVFSSSATVYGDSPQMPITENCPTGLPTNPYGQSKLMAENVLKGLAESDPRWSIALLRYFNPIGAHESGLIGEDPNGIPNNLLPYMLQVAVGRRPQLNVYGADYPTPDGTGVRDYIHVVDLAKGHLKALERLERVHGVSTWNLGTGRGYSVRQMITAFEEVIGRPLPHMFRARRPGDIAQCWSDPTKAREELGWQAEKDLLTMLTDAWRWQSRNPQGYAAETTPAKAGKTAETALAS; this is encoded by the coding sequence ATGATTCTGGTAACTGGTGGAGCGGGTTACATCGGGTCGCACGCCGTGCTGGAGCTGCTCCTGGCGGGCCACGAAGTACTGGTGCTGGACAATCTTTGTAACAGTTCCAAGATCGCGTTGGATCGGGTCGAAGCCCTCGCTGGTCGCCAGGCCCAGTTCATCAAGGGCGACGTGCGCAATCGCTCGCTGCTCAATGCGCTCTTCGCCTCCTATCCGGTAACTGCGGTGCTGCACTTCGCCGGGCTCAAGGCCGTCGGCGAAAGCGTGCGCGAGCCACTGCGCTATTACGAGACCAATGTCAGCGGCAGCATCGCGCTGTGCCAGGCGATGGCCGAGGCCGGCATCTTCAAGCTGGTGTTCAGCTCGTCGGCGACCGTCTATGGCGATTCCCCGCAGATGCCGATCACCGAGAACTGCCCGACCGGTTTGCCGACCAATCCCTATGGCCAGTCCAAGCTGATGGCCGAGAACGTGCTCAAGGGGCTGGCCGAGTCCGACCCGCGCTGGTCGATCGCCCTGCTGCGCTACTTCAACCCGATCGGCGCTCATGAGTCCGGCCTGATCGGTGAAGACCCCAACGGCATCCCCAACAACCTGCTGCCCTACATGCTGCAAGTCGCCGTGGGGCGTCGGCCCCAGTTGAACGTATACGGAGCGGACTACCCGACGCCGGATGGCACGGGGGTGCGCGATTACATCCATGTGGTCGACCTGGCCAAGGGGCACCTCAAAGCGCTGGAGCGGCTAGAGCGGGTGCACGGTGTTTCCACGTGGAACCTCGGTACCGGCCGTGGCTACTCGGTACGCCAGATGATCACCGCATTCGAGGAAGTCATCGGCCGGCCGCTGCCACATATGTTCCGAGCGCGCCGCCCGGGCGACATCGCCCAGTGCTGGTCGGACCCGACCAAGGCCCGCGAAGAGCTGGGCTGGCAGGCGGAAAAGGACCTGCTTACGATGCTCACTGACGCCTGGCGCTGGCAGAGCCGCAACCCGCAGGGGTACGCGGCAGAAACGACTCCGGCCAAAGCCGGCAAAACGGCCGAGACCGCGCTGGCCAGCTAA
- a CDS encoding LysR family transcriptional regulator — MSQDLPPLNALRAFEAAARLQSVSQAAIELSVTHGAVSRQIRLLEEHLGVALFSKEGRGVKLTDAGVRLRDAAGDAFERLRGTCAELRQQTADAPFVLGCPGSLLARWFIPRLDRLNRELPDLHLQLSASEGELDPRRAGLDATLWFAEPPWPADMQVHELAVERIGPVLSPHHPRFATLSQARPEELLGEPLLYTASRPQAWPAWALGNGLDPARLEMGQGFEHLYFLLEAALAGLGVAIAPQQLVADDLGQGRLLAPWGFVETRARLALWVPARRADRRAAMLADWLRRQLV; from the coding sequence ATGAGCCAGGACCTTCCTCCGCTGAACGCCTTGCGCGCCTTCGAAGCGGCGGCCCGCCTGCAGAGCGTGAGCCAAGCGGCGATCGAACTCAGCGTCACCCACGGTGCTGTCAGCCGGCAGATTCGCCTACTGGAAGAACACCTCGGTGTGGCGCTGTTCAGCAAGGAAGGCCGTGGCGTAAAACTCACTGATGCCGGCGTGCGACTGCGCGATGCGGCGGGCGATGCCTTCGAGCGGCTGCGGGGAACCTGTGCCGAGCTGCGCCAGCAGACCGCCGATGCGCCGTTCGTGCTCGGCTGCCCAGGCAGCCTGCTGGCGCGCTGGTTCATTCCGCGGCTCGACCGGCTTAACCGCGAATTGCCGGACCTGCATCTGCAGCTATCGGCCAGCGAAGGTGAGCTGGACCCGCGCCGCGCCGGGCTGGATGCCACGCTCTGGTTTGCCGAGCCGCCTTGGCCGGCGGACATGCAAGTCCACGAACTGGCCGTCGAGCGCATCGGACCGGTGCTGAGCCCACACCATCCGCGCTTCGCCACGCTGAGTCAGGCGCGGCCGGAAGAGTTGCTTGGTGAACCACTGCTGTATACCGCTTCACGTCCGCAAGCCTGGCCGGCCTGGGCGTTGGGCAACGGCCTCGACCCGGCCCGCCTGGAGATGGGGCAGGGCTTCGAGCACCTGTATTTTTTGTTGGAGGCAGCCCTGGCGGGGCTCGGGGTCGCCATCGCGCCCCAGCAGCTGGTCGCCGACGACCTGGGTCAGGGACGCCTTCTGGCGCCCTGGGGATTCGTCGAGACGCGGGCGCGACTGGCGCTGTGGGTTCCGGCGCGGCGCGCTGATCGACGTGCCGCGATGCTGGCGGACTGGTTGCGTCGACAGCTGGTTTGA
- a CDS encoding glycosyltransferase family 1 protein: MSWAGPYQYEIGKSPDKQATPPEVIFDEQVPTLLCLSHLRWSFVYQRPQHLMSRFARDFNVLFFEEPIPTEDAQPWLEVRPGEDGVQVLIPRLPQGCEGETALRIQRDLLDGYLDKLGVKELMLWYYTPMALGYAGHLKPKLTVYDCMDELSAFRGAPPELVQRERELLERADLVFTGGYSIWEAKRELHDNAFAFPSSVDVAHFAEARRTQADPDDQAEIPHPRLGFYGVIDERFDIELVARVAEQRPDWQFVLVGPVVKIDPADLPQRDNIHYLGGKTYDELPRYLSGWEVAIMPFAMNESTRFISPTKTPEYLAGGCPVVSTPIKDVVRTYGDTEIVYIADSPQAFIEAVGKALADGEDRDRLLKTADEILGDMSWDHTWALMKEKMQCAM, from the coding sequence ATGAGCTGGGCCGGTCCCTACCAATACGAAATTGGCAAATCCCCCGACAAACAAGCGACGCCACCGGAAGTCATCTTCGATGAACAGGTGCCGACCTTGCTGTGCCTCTCCCACCTGCGCTGGAGCTTCGTTTACCAACGCCCGCAGCATCTGATGTCGCGATTCGCGCGCGATTTCAACGTGCTGTTTTTCGAAGAGCCGATCCCCACCGAGGACGCCCAGCCATGGCTGGAAGTGCGGCCCGGGGAAGATGGCGTTCAGGTATTGATTCCGCGCCTGCCGCAGGGCTGCGAGGGCGAGACGGCATTGCGCATCCAGCGCGATCTGCTCGACGGCTACCTGGACAAGCTCGGCGTCAAGGAGCTGATGCTCTGGTACTACACGCCAATGGCGCTGGGTTATGCCGGGCATTTGAAGCCCAAGCTCACCGTTTACGACTGCATGGACGAACTCTCCGCGTTTCGCGGCGCGCCGCCGGAGCTGGTGCAGCGCGAGCGCGAACTGCTCGAGCGCGCCGACCTGGTTTTCACCGGCGGCTACAGCATCTGGGAAGCCAAGCGCGAGCTGCATGACAACGCCTTCGCCTTTCCCAGCAGCGTCGACGTGGCGCACTTCGCCGAGGCGCGGCGGACCCAGGCCGACCCCGATGACCAGGCCGAGATCCCGCATCCGCGCCTGGGCTTCTATGGCGTGATCGACGAGCGCTTCGATATCGAGCTGGTGGCCCGTGTTGCCGAGCAGCGTCCGGACTGGCAGTTCGTGCTGGTTGGCCCGGTGGTGAAGATCGACCCCGCCGACCTGCCGCAGCGCGACAACATCCACTATCTGGGCGGCAAGACCTACGACGAGTTGCCCCGCTACCTGTCCGGCTGGGAAGTGGCGATCATGCCCTTCGCGATGAACGAGTCGACGCGTTTCATCAGCCCCACCAAGACGCCAGAGTACCTCGCCGGTGGCTGCCCGGTGGTGTCCACGCCGATAAAGGACGTGGTGCGCACCTACGGCGATACCGAGATCGTGTACATCGCCGACAGTCCCCAGGCGTTCATCGAGGCGGTGGGCAAGGCCCTGGCCGATGGCGAGGACCGCGACCGTTTGTTGAAGACCGCTGACGAGATTCTCGGCGACATGTCCTGGGACCACACCTGGGCGCTGATGAAGGAGAAGATGCAATGCGCGATGTAA
- a CDS encoding beta-glucosidase, which yields MHQPSLFKSFFMGGFECSNHRRSDGRRLDLLAATGHDRWAAHDYAVLHRHGLHSVRDGLRWHLIEQAPGRYDWSSFLPMLQAAQRQGTQVIWDLCHYGWPDDIDIWRPQFVERFARYAAAAAQLVRDETDTVPFYAPLNEISFWAWAGGDEAYFNPMARGRGFELKHQLVRATIAAMQAIREVEPRARFVQVDPAIHVVSPNDRPGPQRDAERFRQAQFEAWDMLCGEAWPGLGGAPEYLDVLGVNYYSDNQWYHGDGRTIERDNPDYRPFKGILTEIWQRYKRPLLIAETGAEGDVRGDWLRYVSEQAGLAMQRGVPVEGICLYPVLDYPGWTDDRHCPVGLLGFPDENGNRRVHEGLADELRLQQQRFNQLNSHLPLAEALT from the coding sequence ATGCATCAGCCCTCGTTGTTCAAGAGTTTCTTCATGGGCGGGTTCGAATGCTCGAACCACCGCCGCAGCGATGGCCGGCGGCTCGATCTGCTGGCCGCCACCGGACACGACCGCTGGGCCGCGCACGATTACGCGGTGCTGCATCGGCATGGGCTGCACAGCGTGCGCGACGGTCTGCGCTGGCATCTGATCGAGCAGGCGCCGGGCCGGTACGACTGGTCGAGCTTCCTGCCAATGCTGCAGGCGGCGCAGCGTCAGGGCACCCAGGTGATCTGGGACCTGTGCCACTACGGTTGGCCGGACGACATCGACATCTGGCGTCCGCAGTTCGTCGAGCGCTTCGCCCGTTACGCGGCGGCGGCGGCGCAGCTGGTCAGGGACGAAACCGATACCGTGCCCTTCTATGCGCCGCTCAATGAAATCTCGTTCTGGGCCTGGGCCGGCGGTGACGAGGCGTATTTCAACCCGATGGCGCGCGGTCGCGGTTTCGAGCTCAAGCATCAATTGGTGCGCGCCACCATCGCCGCGATGCAGGCGATCCGCGAGGTCGAGCCGCGGGCGCGCTTCGTCCAGGTCGACCCGGCCATACATGTGGTTTCGCCCAACGACCGGCCGGGGCCGCAGCGCGACGCCGAACGTTTTCGCCAGGCGCAGTTCGAGGCCTGGGACATGCTCTGCGGCGAGGCCTGGCCTGGCCTCGGCGGCGCGCCGGAATACCTCGACGTGCTAGGCGTCAACTACTACTCCGACAACCAGTGGTACCACGGTGATGGCCGCACTATCGAGCGCGACAATCCGGACTATCGGCCCTTCAAGGGCATCCTCACAGAGATCTGGCAGCGCTACAAACGCCCGTTGCTGATTGCCGAAACCGGTGCTGAAGGCGACGTGCGTGGCGACTGGCTGCGCTACGTCAGCGAGCAGGCCGGGCTGGCCATGCAGCGTGGGGTGCCGGTCGAGGGCATCTGCCTGTATCCGGTGCTGGACTATCCCGGCTGGACCGACGACCGGCACTGCCCGGTAGGCTTGTTGGGTTTCCCGGATGAAAACGGCAATCGCCGCGTGCATGAGGGCCTCGCCGACGAATTGCGCCTGCAACAGCAGCGATTCAATCAGCTCAACAGCCACTTGCCGCTCGCCGAAGCGCTGACATGA
- the glf gene encoding UDP-galactopyranose mutase, with the protein MRDVSLRDSNPDYAGGGASVGPSSGRRGFDYLIVGAGFAGSVLAERLAAGLNKRVLVVDRRPHIGGNAYDHYDEAGVLIHRYGPHIFHTNAQRIVDYLSRFTEWRPYEHRVLAQVDGQQVPIPINMTTLNKLYGLSMTTEQEAADFLAGRAEPVADIQTSEDVVINGIGRELYQKFFRGYTRKQWGLDPSQLDKSVTSRIPTRTNTDDRYFTDTFQQMPKYGYTKMFEKMLAHPNIKVMINTDYREIRDEIQHDHLIFCGPIDEYFDYRFGKLPYRSLKFEHKQLDQEQFQAVGTVNYPSEDVPYTRISEYKHLTGQVHPKTSITYEYPSAEGDPYYPIPRPENAELYKRYQKLADETPGVTFVGRLGTYKYYNMDQVVGQALALYKRIEEAERGPASGESAEHSQSLAEQAP; encoded by the coding sequence ATGCGCGATGTAAGCCTGCGAGACAGCAACCCCGATTACGCGGGCGGCGGCGCCAGCGTTGGCCCGTCCAGCGGCCGGCGGGGCTTCGACTACCTGATCGTCGGTGCCGGTTTCGCCGGCAGCGTACTGGCCGAGCGGCTGGCGGCCGGCCTGAACAAGCGCGTGCTGGTGGTCGACCGGCGTCCGCACATCGGCGGCAACGCCTACGATCATTACGACGAAGCCGGCGTGCTGATCCACCGTTACGGGCCGCACATCTTTCACACCAATGCCCAGCGCATCGTCGATTACCTGTCGCGCTTCACCGAATGGCGGCCCTACGAGCATCGCGTGCTGGCGCAGGTGGACGGCCAGCAAGTGCCGATCCCGATCAACATGACCACGCTGAACAAGCTCTACGGGCTAAGCATGACCACCGAGCAGGAAGCGGCGGATTTCCTCGCCGGCCGCGCCGAGCCGGTGGCGGACATCCAGACCAGTGAAGACGTGGTCATCAACGGCATCGGCCGCGAGCTGTATCAGAAGTTCTTCCGCGGCTACACCCGCAAGCAGTGGGGGCTGGACCCCTCGCAGCTGGACAAGTCGGTCACCTCGCGCATCCCCACGCGCACCAACACCGACGACCGCTACTTCACCGACACCTTCCAGCAGATGCCCAAGTACGGGTACACCAAGATGTTCGAGAAGATGCTGGCGCACCCGAACATCAAGGTCATGATCAACACCGACTACCGCGAGATTCGCGACGAGATTCAGCATGACCACCTGATCTTCTGCGGGCCGATCGACGAGTACTTCGACTACCGCTTCGGCAAGCTGCCGTACCGCTCATTGAAGTTCGAGCACAAGCAGCTCGATCAGGAGCAGTTCCAGGCGGTCGGCACGGTCAACTATCCCAGCGAAGACGTGCCCTATACGCGCATCAGCGAGTACAAGCACCTCACAGGGCAAGTGCACCCGAAGACCAGCATCACCTACGAATACCCCTCGGCCGAGGGCGATCCCTATTACCCGATCCCGCGCCCGGAAAACGCCGAGCTGTACAAGCGCTACCAGAAGCTGGCGGACGAGACGCCGGGCGTCACCTTCGTCGGCCGCCTCGGCACCTACAAGTACTACAACATGGACCAGGTGGTGGGGCAGGCGCTGGCGCTGTACAAGCGCATCGAGGAGGCCGAGCGCGGCCCGGCGTCGGGCGAAAGCGCCGAACACAGCCAATCGCTGGCTGAACAAGCCCCCTGA
- the trpA gene encoding tryptophan synthase subunit alpha: MSRLQTRFDELKQQNRAALVTFITAGDPDYATSLQILKGLPAAGADVIELGMPFTDPMADGPAIQLANIRALAAKQDLAKTLQMVREFRQDNQTTPLVLMGYFNPIHKMGVERFLAEAVEAGVDGLIVVDLPPEHNEDLCDPAQAAGIDFIRLTTPTTDDKRLPVVLNGSSGFVYYVSVAGVTGAGSATLEHVEEAVARLKRHTDLPVAIGFGIRTPEQAAAIARLSEGVVVGSALIDQIANAKSSEQAVEGVLGLCRELSEGVRKARG, from the coding sequence ATGAGCCGCCTGCAGACGCGCTTCGACGAGCTGAAACAACAGAACCGCGCCGCGCTGGTGACCTTCATCACCGCCGGCGACCCGGACTACGCCACCTCGCTACAGATCCTCAAGGGCCTGCCGGCCGCCGGTGCCGACGTGATCGAACTGGGCATGCCCTTCACCGACCCGATGGCCGACGGCCCGGCGATCCAGCTGGCCAACATCCGCGCTCTGGCGGCCAAGCAGGACCTGGCCAAGACGCTGCAGATGGTTCGCGAATTCCGCCAGGACAACCAGACCACCCCGCTGGTGCTGATGGGCTACTTCAACCCCATCCACAAGATGGGCGTCGAGCGCTTCCTCGCCGAGGCGGTGGAGGCCGGCGTTGACGGGCTGATCGTGGTCGACCTGCCGCCGGAACATAACGAAGACCTTTGCGACCCGGCCCAGGCCGCGGGCATCGACTTCATCCGCCTGACCACCCCGACCACCGACGACAAGCGCCTGCCGGTCGTGCTCAACGGCAGCTCGGGCTTCGTCTACTACGTCTCGGTGGCGGGTGTGACCGGCGCCGGTTCCGCCACTCTGGAACACGTCGAAGAGGCCGTCGCGCGGTTGAAGCGCCATACCGATCTGCCCGTCGCCATCGGCTTCGGTATCCGCACGCCGGAGCAGGCTGCCGCCATTGCGCGCCTGAGCGAGGGCGTGGTGGTGGGCTCGGCGTTGATCGATCAGATCGCCAATGCCAAGAGCAGCGAACAAGCCGTCGAAGGCGTATTGGGGTTGTGTCGGGAACTGAGCGAAGGCGTTCGGAAGGCGCGCGGCTGA
- a CDS encoding DHCW motif cupin fold protein: MDIQNIPFATTDWSTIEPTEHTGETGTAYWRTRQFGPIRVRMVEYTPGYLADHWCSKGHILLCLEGELHTELPDGRRFILTPGMSYQVADGAEPHRSSTLVGARLFVVD; encoded by the coding sequence ATGGACATCCAGAACATCCCTTTCGCCACTACCGACTGGTCGACCATCGAACCCACCGAACACACAGGCGAGACCGGCACCGCCTATTGGCGCACGCGGCAATTCGGACCCATTCGGGTGCGTATGGTCGAATACACACCCGGCTATCTCGCCGATCACTGGTGCAGCAAAGGTCATATCCTGCTGTGCCTGGAGGGCGAGCTGCACACCGAACTGCCTGACGGCCGCCGCTTTATCCTGACGCCGGGCATGAGCTATCAGGTGGCAGACGGCGCGGAGCCGCATCGCTCATCCACCCTGGTTGGCGCCCGGCTATTCGTGGTGGACTGA
- the trpB gene encoding tryptophan synthase subunit beta encodes MTSLRNGPDAKGLFGHFGGQYVAETLMPLIHELAAEYEKAKQDPEFAKELAYFQRDYVGRPSPLYFAERLTEFCGGAKIYLKREELNHTGAHKINNCIGQILLAKRMGKQRIIAETGAGMHGVATATVAARFGMQCVIYMGTTDIDRQQANVFRMKLLGAEVIPVTAGTGTLKDAMNEALRDWVTNVHNTFYLIGTVAGPHPYPAMVRDFQAVIGKETRDQLQAQEGRLPDSLVACIGGGSNAMGLFHPFLDDQSVAIIGVEAAGHGIETGQHAASLNGGVPGVLHGNRTFLLQNEDGQIIDAHSISAGLDYPGIGPEHAWLHDIGRVEYTSITDKEALAAFHKCCRLEGIIPALESAHALAEVFKRAPTLPKDHLMVVNLSGRGDKDMQTVMHHYDEQEEHI; translated from the coding sequence ATGACCTCATTGCGCAACGGCCCTGACGCCAAGGGCCTGTTCGGCCACTTTGGCGGCCAGTACGTCGCCGAAACCCTGATGCCGCTCATCCACGAGCTGGCCGCCGAATACGAAAAAGCCAAGCAGGACCCTGAGTTCGCCAAGGAGCTCGCCTACTTCCAGCGCGACTATGTCGGCCGCCCCTCCCCGCTGTATTTCGCCGAACGCCTGACGGAGTTCTGTGGCGGCGCGAAGATCTACCTCAAGCGCGAGGAGCTCAATCACACCGGCGCGCACAAGATCAACAACTGCATCGGCCAGATCCTCTTGGCCAAGCGCATGGGCAAGCAGCGCATCATCGCCGAGACCGGCGCCGGCATGCATGGCGTGGCCACCGCCACCGTGGCCGCGCGCTTCGGCATGCAGTGCGTGATCTACATGGGCACCACCGACATCGACCGCCAGCAGGCCAACGTCTTCCGCATGAAGCTGCTGGGCGCCGAGGTGATTCCGGTCACCGCCGGCACCGGCACCCTGAAGGACGCGATGAACGAAGCCCTGCGCGACTGGGTGACCAACGTCCACAACACCTTCTACCTGATCGGCACCGTCGCCGGCCCGCACCCCTACCCGGCCATGGTCCGCGACTTCCAGGCCGTCATCGGCAAGGAAACCCGCGACCAGCTACAGGCCCAGGAAGGTCGCCTGCCCGACTCGCTGGTCGCCTGCATCGGCGGCGGTTCCAACGCCATGGGTCTGTTCCATCCGTTCCTCGATGACCAGAGCGTCGCGATCATTGGCGTCGAGGCCGCCGGCCACGGCATCGAAACCGGCCAGCACGCGGCCAGCCTCAACGGCGGCGTACCCGGCGTGCTGCATGGCAACCGCACCTTCCTGCTGCAGAACGAAGACGGTCAGATCATCGACGCCCACTCGATCTCCGCCGGCCTCGACTACCCCGGCATCGGCCCCGAGCACGCCTGGCTGCACGACATCGGCCGCGTCGAGTACACCTCGATCACCGACAAGGAAGCGCTCGCCGCCTTCCACAAGTGCTGCCGCCTGGAAGGCATCATCCCGGCCCTGGAAAGCGCCCACGCGCTAGCCGAAGTTTTCAAACGCGCGCCGACCCTGCCGAAGGATCACCTGATGGTGGTCAACCTCTCCGGCCGCGGCGACAAGGACATGCAGACCGTCATGCACCACTACGACGAACAGGAAGAACACATATGA